CATCTTTCCTGTGGACAGGTGGTCTGTATGGATGCCATTAGATTCTTAGAAACCTCTGAGTCCTACTACGACATCATCTTTGCAGACCCACCTTATTCCTTTGAAAGTTACGATAAATTAATACATCTGGCATTAAAAAAGCTCAAAAATGGAGGAATATTTGTACTAGAACACTCAAAAAAGTTGAACTTCGGTGCAGATAAGATGAAAACGTACGGTGATACGGTCCTATCTCTGTGGAGGAAGGAAGATGGTTAGGGTAGTCTACCCGGGTACTTTTGACCCACCACACCTTGGCCACCTGGACATAGTAAAGAGAAGCCTAAGACTCTTTGATGAAGTCCTAGTGGCTGTCGCTAAGAATCCTCAGAAGAAGACCCTCTTCACCCTTGAGGAGAGGGTAGACATGTTTCAAAAGATGGTTGAAGGAATGGAAAGGGTCAGTGTGGAGGGTTTTGAATGTCTGCTTGTAGATTTCATGAAGCAGAAGAATATATGGGTGATAGTGAGAGGCGTAAGACTCTTTACAGACTTTGAGTACGAGCTTCTTATAGCTATGAACAACCATAGACTAATGGGAGTAGAAACGGTTTTTATGATGCCTTCTCAGGAGTACATACATATAAGCTCTAGCATAGTAAAGGACATAGCCTCGTACTGTGGAAATCTGGAAAACCTAGTTCATCCATACGTAGGAAAGAAGCTTAGGGAAAAGTTTGGTTGCTACTGATCTCCCTTACACTCCACTCCTTCTCTGTCTATGTACTCCTTCATCTTTTGGATGGCCTCCTGCCCTGTAACTAGGTCCTTTATATCCCTTTCTAGGTTGTCCGGCTTTATTCTCACTATCCATCCTCTCCCATATGGATCATCGTTTATAAGGTCAGGAGTGTCAAAGAGCTCTTCGTTTCTTTCTACGACTGTACCCTCTATGACAGCCGGTACTGGACCCGTCCACTTGCCACTCTCCAAGCTCGCATAGGGCTTGCCCTTGGGCACATGCCTACCAGCCTGCTTTATCCTGACGTTTACCATTCTACCTGCCCTCGTCTGGCCTACATCTGTAGCACCGACTGTTACGGTTCCATCTGGTTCTATCCTATACCAGACCTGGTTTTCTATATCGTAGTAAAGATCCTCAGGTATGTTACACCCCTTATACTTCATAGCATAAGTATTTTACAGGAATGCTCAAGGACAGATATATGACTGTAAGCATAAAAGGGGTCCCTGTCCGCCGAAAAAACACCATGACCCCTGACTACCACAATGTGGCTATCCTTGAGTGCTTCTGCTACAGCTTGAGCCAGCTCCTCGCTTCCAGGTTTGTAAGGTCCTATCACGCGTACCTCACACAGCAGGTCCATACCTTCCGAGTCTACAGGTCTTATTACGTCCACCTTTAGAGATAAGGCTACTGTATGAATAGGATGGGCATGTACTACAGCGCTCTTCTCTGTATGAAGGTACACAGCCCTATGAACCAAAAGCTCAGAAGAAGCCCTTTCCCATAGGACACCACCCTCAAAACTAACAAACACGAAGTCTTCTTCACCAAGGTTCCCCAGGTGAGAACCCCTTCTGCTTATAAGCATTCCGTTGCATACCTTGACTGATAGATTTCCAGCCCTCGCGTCCACAAGCCCTTCTTGGAACATTAACCTTCCTACATGTATAAGCTTTCTCAAATGGTACCTCATTCCACAGGCTCCAAAAAGCCGAGGTAGATGGTCTTTACAAAGCTTCCAAAGTCTACACGAGCTTTCTCTTCTTGCAGGCTTATTATCCTTCCTAATCCAAATTCTTTGTGTTTTACAAGCTGTCCTTCTTTTAAGGTTTTTACGGATCTTAGCTCTGGCATGTAGGAAGTTTTCCTCTTAAAGGCAGAAAGGTCTAGAAGATCCTTGGGTATGTCGGACAGGAAGGAGCTAGGTTTTCTGTTTGAACCTCTCGTGTAAGTCAGGTAGAGCATATCTTTTGCCCTGGTTATAGCAACGTAGAAGAGTCTTCTTTCTTCTTCCAACTGTCTTTCATCCTCAAGAGCCTTCTCGTGCGGAAAGATTCCTTCTTCTAGCCTTGGTAGAAACACTACAGGGAACTCAAGTCCCTTGCTTGAATGTACTGTCATTATGCTAACTCCTCTTCCCTTATCGTCTACATCTGCAAGGAGGTCTACTTCAGCCAAAAGGTCCTCTAGAGATATGCCTCTTTCCCATCTTTCTTTCAAGAACCTCATAAGCTCTTTGATGTTTTCCAGCCTCTCTGTAAAGTTTGTGTAGTTCTCCTCTAGGTATGTTTCAAAGCCTACTTCTTGGAGTATAGCCTCTAAGGTTTGGTGGTAGTTATCTCCACGATGCTTTGAGAGAGTCTTAAGGAGGTTGTGTAAGCCTATGGCTTTTTCTTGTGGCAAGTGCTTGAGGGCCATCAAAGACTTTTCAAGAAGGTTGTTACCTGACATACCTAGGATAAGGTCCATCTGCCTCTGCGTTAGCTTTAGTCTTGAAACCTTAAGCAACCTCTCGAAAGAGAGAGAGTCCTTTGGGTTTGCCAGAAATCTTAAAAAGCTTAGAGCATCCTTTATCTCAGCTCTTTCAAAGAACTTTACAGCACCCACCACCCTGTAGGGTATTCCCTCTTGGAAGAGGGCCTTCTCTATGTAATCTGTTACGTAGGTTACCCTTACAAGTATGGCCATCTGTTCGTATGGATAATATGCTCTTAGTTTTTTTATCTCTTGTGATATCCATTTGGCCTCTTCTTCTTCTTTTAAAAACCTCCTTACCACAGGTCTGTGACTTTCGCTTCTTGTGGGTTTTAGCACAGGTACCAGATCTTTCCAAGCTGCTTTAGAAGCTGAAAGGATAGCGTTGGCTATCCTTATGATGTATGCTTGAGATCTGTAGTTGTATTCAAGCTTTATCACGTCTGGTCTAAAGTCTTCCACAAACCTGAGAATGTTGTCAGGTCTTGCGTACCTCCACTCGTATATACACTGGTTCGGGTCACCCACCACGCATATCTTATCCTTGGCTATAGACTTTAGCATCTCGTACTGTACTGTGTTTGTGTCCTGAAACTCGTCCACCAGTATGAAGTCAAAGCTCTCACGCCATCTTGGGTTTTCTCTAAAGGCTTTTAGCGTTAGGTAGAGAATGCTACTAAAGTCAAGAAGATTTTGAGATATAAGCAGTTTTTCGTACTCCATGTATAGCTCTTCTAGTAACGGGTCTGTCTCCTCAATCAAGTCTTCTCTTTTCTTAGAGATGTAGCTCTTTAACCTTTCTAGGGATACCTCATCGCTTCCTTTAAACCTTAGTATCTTCTTGAGAAGATTATCCCTGTCGTCATCCTCAAGGAGTGTAAAGTCCTTTGAAATCCCAAGGAGTTTATGGTCCTGCTTTATAACCTTAAGCCCGAAGGAATGGAAGGTCTCCACCCATTCCAAGCTTGCCCCCACAGTCTTTAGAATCCTCTCCCTTATCTCGTTGGCAGCCTTCCTCGTAAAGGTGACCACAAGTATCCTACTAGGGTTTAGACCCCTCACACTTATAAGATGCTCTATCTTGTGTACTAAAGTTCTTGTCTTTCCTGAACCTGCACCCGCTACCAGAAGCAAGGGTTTGCCGTAGTGTTCTACAGCTTTCTTTTGAGATGGGTCTAGCATGCATATAGTTTAAAATAACCTAAGTGTTCAAGGAGCTTATAGCTACAGGTTTTGGTATAGGAAAACTTGGGTATGCACCTGGTACCCTTGGTACCCTCTTGGGCACCCCTTTAGCGTACTTATTTGGCTACAAGACATACCTTCTACTGGTGTTTATAGTACTCTTTTACCCCATAGCCTACACGAGCGTTCAGGATATGCTAAATAGAACAAGAGAAAAGGACCCCGAAGAGGTAGTAGTGGACGAAATCTTAGGATATTTAGCCTGTTTTACCTTCGTTGAACCGTCTTTGAGGAGCATGGTTTTAGCCTTTGTCCTTTTTAGGATCTTTGACGTGCTAAAGCCCTTCCCTATAAACCTCTTTGAAAGGTTTCCCGGAGCTCATGGGGTCATAGCAGATGATCTTGCAGCTGGTTTTTTGGTATCAGGTCTCCTTTTCTTTCTGATCCAATAGGTACAGCACATGGCCGAAGAATAAGATGAGTACAAAAGAGTAGTACACTAACACTAAGAACACGAGGGCGGAGCCAAAAGTGCCGTAAAGGGGATTCAACTTTATAAGCTTTACCATGAAAGCGGAGAAGAGCTTGTTTACTAAAAAGCTTACACCCGCCAGCAGTAGGCTTACAATCGCAAGATTTTTATAACTAGGCTTATTGGGGAAGAATATCCTGTAAAGGAGAAGGTAAACCATAAACAAGGATAAGTAGGGAAGTATCTCCGAGTGGTGTATCAAATGTGTAATGGAAAAGGCGGTAAAGATAAAAAAGGATAATAAAACTATAAAAACAGCTGTTTTTATCCAAAAGTCCCACATTTTATGTTTTTTATCAGTACCAATAATGTAGCAGAAGGCTGAGTATAGGCTTTTAGAAAAGCCTACTGAATAATAAAAGGCTATGATTACAGACAGTATGGAAATATAATGTCTGTTTTTGTATATCTTAGATAGTTCTTTTAGAATTCGGTCTGCATATTTTGGAGACAGCTCAAGGATTAATGTTTGAACTCTCTCGTAGTCCAAAAAAGGTAGATAAGAAGCTAAAGTTAGCAGCAAGAAGATCAAAGAACTCATAACCATGAGAAAGTTGTAGGTGAGTGCACCCGCATGATACAGATAGTCCCTTGAGAAGATGTCTCTAAGGTAGTTCATGTTTTTGTCTCTACCTTACGCACTATGAGGTACACAAGGCCAAGGGCCAGTACAACAAAACCTAAAGTAATCAGCTCGTACACCTTTTCGGGAGTTAAAGACACTATAAGGATCTTCCTTATTATGGCCGCGAGGGCAACTCCCACAAAGACGCTTATGCTTATACTTCCTCCCCTTATGTGTTTTATCTCCTCGTACAGGAGCTCCGATACGGCGTACAGTACAAGCAGAGAGCCTAGTATACTTATGCCAAGCTTTTCCAAAGTGTACGTTCCTGAAAAAGCAAGAAGGATCTCATAGACCACCCAGTATATCAAGAACATACCTACAACTGTAAGGCTGAGCACTATGAAGGCATCAAAGAACCAGGAGATCCTCCTCAAGGTCTCTATGACTACCCTGGTGTACTTTCCGCTACCCAAGTAAAGTTTTAGTTCCTCTTCCCTGAAGGAGCTTACCATCACGTCTAGGTTTAAGTCCAAGGCTTTGTTTACGGACGAGAGTATCCTGTCCCTTTCTTCCGAACACCCATATAGCTCGGTAAGCTTTTTGCCTATATACTCCCTGACAAAGTTCATAGAAGCGTTGACGTAATGGGGAGGCAACCCTATCTTCACGTGGGTTTCTCCTATACGGTAGAGCCTTCTAAGGTAGCTCGCATCGTACCTTGAACTAAAGAGGCTTATAAACCAGTCTTTTACCTTTTCCCTGTGTCTCTTTCTCACTTCCTGGCTGGGAAGGTATTTGCTGGTGTCTGGGAAGTTTTCCAAGTACCTGTAGAACTCATCCATAAACTCTTCAGCATGCTCTTCAAAGTACTTAGAGACCTTCCTTAGGTTTTCTTCATCTTCGGCCGTCCACCTGTAGTGAACCTTCAGTTCCTCTATGGACTCCACGGAGTAAAATGATAACTCTGATGAAGAAAAAACTTCTTTGGTTTGTGATAAGGTTAAGCCTGCCACTGCTTGCCTTTCTTGTGAGACTTTTAGGTAGGACCATAAGGTGGGAAAGAAGGTACGACTTTGAGAGGGATAGGGGAAAGATCTATGCCAT
The DNA window shown above is from Thermocrinis minervae and carries:
- a CDS encoding RsmD family RNA methyltransferase, with amino-acid sequence MKNSRGKQKLRPTSSLVKGALFNMLGDIEGLSFLDLFAGTGQVGLEACKRGAKVTFVEKNRTLAEKIKHLSCGQVVCMDAIRFLETSESYYDIIFADPPYSFESYDKLIHLALKKLKNGGIFVLEHSKKLNFGADKMKTYGDTVLSLWRKEDG
- the coaD gene encoding pantetheine-phosphate adenylyltransferase; translation: MVRVVYPGTFDPPHLGHLDIVKRSLRLFDEVLVAVAKNPQKKTLFTLEERVDMFQKMVEGMERVSVEGFECLLVDFMKQKNIWVIVRGVRLFTDFEYELLIAMNNHRLMGVETVFMMPSQEYIHISSSIVKDIASYCGNLENLVHPYVGKKLREKFGCY
- a CDS encoding glycine cleavage system protein H → MKYKGCNIPEDLYYDIENQVWYRIEPDGTVTVGATDVGQTRAGRMVNVRIKQAGRHVPKGKPYASLESGKWTGPVPAVIEGTVVERNEELFDTPDLINDDPYGRGWIVRIKPDNLERDIKDLVTGQEAIQKMKEYIDREGVECKGDQ
- a CDS encoding class II aldolase/adducin family protein; the protein is MRKLIHVGRLMFQEGLVDARAGNLSVKVCNGMLISRRGSHLGNLGEEDFVFVSFEGGVLWERASSELLVHRAVYLHTEKSAVVHAHPIHTVALSLKVDVIRPVDSEGMDLLCEVRVIGPYKPGSEELAQAVAEALKDSHIVVVRGHGVFSADRDPFYAYSHISVLEHSCKILML
- a CDS encoding ATP-dependent helicase, giving the protein MLDPSQKKAVEHYGKPLLLVAGAGSGKTRTLVHKIEHLISVRGLNPSRILVVTFTRKAANEIRERILKTVGASLEWVETFHSFGLKVIKQDHKLLGISKDFTLLEDDDRDNLLKKILRFKGSDEVSLERLKSYISKKREDLIEETDPLLEELYMEYEKLLISQNLLDFSSILYLTLKAFRENPRWRESFDFILVDEFQDTNTVQYEMLKSIAKDKICVVGDPNQCIYEWRYARPDNILRFVEDFRPDVIKLEYNYRSQAYIIRIANAILSASKAAWKDLVPVLKPTRSESHRPVVRRFLKEEEEAKWISQEIKKLRAYYPYEQMAILVRVTYVTDYIEKALFQEGIPYRVVGAVKFFERAEIKDALSFLRFLANPKDSLSFERLLKVSRLKLTQRQMDLILGMSGNNLLEKSLMALKHLPQEKAIGLHNLLKTLSKHRGDNYHQTLEAILQEVGFETYLEENYTNFTERLENIKELMRFLKERWERGISLEDLLAEVDLLADVDDKGRGVSIMTVHSSKGLEFPVVFLPRLEEGIFPHEKALEDERQLEEERRLFYVAITRAKDMLYLTYTRGSNRKPSSFLSDIPKDLLDLSAFKRKTSYMPELRSVKTLKEGQLVKHKEFGLGRIISLQEEKARVDFGSFVKTIYLGFLEPVE
- a CDS encoding phosphatidylglycerophosphatase A family protein is translated as MFKELIATGFGIGKLGYAPGTLGTLLGTPLAYLFGYKTYLLLVFIVLFYPIAYTSVQDMLNRTREKDPEEVVVDEILGYLACFTFVEPSLRSMVLAFVLFRIFDVLKPFPINLFERFPGAHGVIADDLAAGFLVSGLLFFLIQ
- a CDS encoding YihY/virulence factor BrkB family protein; translation: MNYLRDIFSRDYLYHAGALTYNFLMVMSSLIFLLLTLASYLPFLDYERVQTLILELSPKYADRILKELSKIYKNRHYISILSVIIAFYYSVGFSKSLYSAFCYIIGTDKKHKMWDFWIKTAVFIVLLSFFIFTAFSITHLIHHSEILPYLSLFMVYLLLYRIFFPNKPSYKNLAIVSLLLAGVSFLVNKLFSAFMVKLIKLNPLYGTFGSALVFLVLVYYSFVLILFFGHVLYLLDQKEKET
- a CDS encoding protoglobin domain-containing protein — encoded protein: MESIEELKVHYRWTAEDEENLRKVSKYFEEHAEEFMDEFYRYLENFPDTSKYLPSQEVRKRHREKVKDWFISLFSSRYDASYLRRLYRIGETHVKIGLPPHYVNASMNFVREYIGKKLTELYGCSEERDRILSSVNKALDLNLDVMVSSFREEELKLYLGSGKYTRVVIETLRRISWFFDAFIVLSLTVVGMFLIYWVVYEILLAFSGTYTLEKLGISILGSLLVLYAVSELLYEEIKHIRGGSISISVFVGVALAAIIRKILIVSLTPEKVYELITLGFVVLALGLVYLIVRKVETKT